One window of the Candidatus Dadabacteria bacterium genome contains the following:
- a CDS encoding N-6 DNA methylase: MPIEKKSANGNGKNLSSQKSVNNAVKSICDIMRRGNVTSAVQYVPELTWILFLRVLDEIEQENQAESEALERDYSPPLYTPYRWRDWAAPEGEKRKQLEEDTSGSVFAFVNDKLIPHLKGLKNRADATIRQMLISEIMSGVERVRVDTERNFLDVLDRVHQLSHHSIDKTHVFGLSQVYEGLLLKMGEKNNDGGQFFTPRQVIRAMVRVISPQIGETVYDPGSGTGGFLAQSYEHIKAGIKTADEYTVLKEQTFYGREKEDLIYPVALANLVLHGIDHPHIWHGNTLTGGERDGGLFTGAPDLFDIVLTNPPFGGKEGKDAQTRFDYKTGSTQVLYLQHVLNSLKPGGRCGIVVDEGLLFRTNEDAFVQTKRKLLDECDLWCVVSLPGGVFTQAGAGVKTNLLFFTKGEPTKSIWYYDLSDLKITKRKPLTLEHFKDFFALLPKRADSESSWKMDLSVRKERAKTEAAPYHKQAREKAQEAARWKERLAELKKAKPKERDKAAIEEAEERVAGFVKESRALTAKATDIENAVYDLKAVNPNRKAVVDTRTPEELLAIIEEKGKEIEKAVSSLLDKRVV; the protein is encoded by the coding sequence ATGCCGATAGAAAAAAAGAGCGCCAACGGAAACGGCAAAAATCTGAGCAGTCAAAAATCCGTCAATAATGCCGTTAAATCAATCTGCGACATTATGCGGCGCGGCAATGTTACCAGCGCCGTGCAGTATGTGCCGGAACTGACATGGATTCTGTTCCTGCGCGTGCTGGACGAAATTGAACAGGAAAATCAGGCGGAATCCGAAGCGCTTGAGCGCGACTACTCACCGCCCCTTTACACCCCCTACCGCTGGCGCGACTGGGCCGCCCCCGAAGGGGAAAAACGCAAACAACTGGAAGAAGACACATCCGGCTCTGTCTTTGCTTTCGTCAATGACAAACTCATCCCGCACTTGAAAGGACTGAAAAACCGCGCAGACGCCACTATCCGGCAAATGCTTATCAGCGAGATCATGAGCGGCGTTGAACGGGTGCGGGTGGACACCGAGCGCAACTTCCTTGATGTGCTTGACCGGGTTCACCAGTTAAGCCATCACAGCATAGACAAGACCCACGTGTTCGGCTTGTCTCAGGTTTATGAGGGGCTGTTGCTCAAAATGGGCGAAAAGAACAATGACGGCGGACAGTTTTTCACCCCGCGCCAAGTGATTCGCGCCATGGTGCGGGTTATCAGCCCGCAAATCGGCGAAACGGTTTACGACCCCGGAAGCGGAACGGGCGGCTTTCTCGCCCAGAGTTATGAGCACATCAAGGCGGGCATAAAGACCGCCGATGAATACACCGTCCTCAAGGAACAGACATTTTACGGACGCGAAAAGGAAGACCTGATATATCCCGTTGCGCTTGCCAATCTGGTTTTGCACGGCATAGACCACCCGCATATATGGCACGGCAACACGCTGACGGGCGGGGAGAGGGACGGCGGCCTGTTCACCGGAGCGCCCGACCTGTTTGATATTGTGCTGACCAATCCCCCTTTTGGCGGCAAGGAGGGCAAAGACGCGCAAACCCGTTTTGACTACAAAACCGGCTCAACACAGGTTTTGTATTTGCAGCATGTTCTCAACAGCCTGAAACCCGGCGGGCGTTGCGGCATAGTGGTTGATGAGGGTTTGTTGTTCCGCACAAATGAGGATGCGTTTGTTCAGACCAAGCGGAAACTGCTTGATGAGTGCGACCTGTGGTGTGTGGTAAGTTTGCCCGGCGGCGTATTCACTCAAGCCGGGGCGGGAGTAAAAACCAATCTGCTGTTTTTCACCAAGGGCGAGCCGACAAAATCAATTTGGTATTACGACCTTTCCGATTTGAAGATAACCAAGCGCAAACCCCTGACGCTTGAGCATTTCAAAGATTTCTTTGCCCTTCTGCCCAAGCGGGCTGACAGTGAATCAAGTTGGAAAATGGATTTGAGCGTCCGCAAGGAGCGGGCAAAAACCGAAGCCGCGCCGTATCACAAACAGGCGCGGGAAAAGGCGCAGGAGGCCGCCCGGTGGAAAGAGCGTTTGGCGGAGTTAAAGAAAGCCAAGCCAAAAGAGCGGGACAAGGCGGCGATTGAGGAAGCGGAGGAGCGGGTTGCGGGGTTTGTTAAAGAGTCAAGGGCGCTGACTGCCAAGGCGACTGACATTGAGAATGCCGTTTATGATTTGAAGGCGGTGAATCCGAATAGAAAGGCGGTTGTGGATACACGGACACCCGAAGAGTTGCTGGCGATTATTGAGGAGAAAGGGAAAGAGATTGAAAAGGCGGTCTCAAGTCTTCTTGACAAACGCGTGGTATAA
- a CDS encoding DUF3800 domain-containing protein codes for MSVTPPKTCYMFVDESGNFDFSSAGTRFFVLTCVTTNRPFPFSGKLDNYKYDLTEDGYPLEKFHCAVDNAYIRSKVLKIIKGNPGNVRIDSVVVEKSKTREYLRESNLFYPRMLMYLLSNVLKGVQPDKAVVVTDSLPISSKRKAAERAIKTLLIPVLPSKYQILHHSSNSHYGLQVADYCCWSIFRKWERREDDYYSSIKPLISSELDIFQTGSEGYY; via the coding sequence TTGTCTGTAACACCTCCGAAAACCTGCTATATGTTTGTGGATGAAAGCGGAAACTTTGATTTTTCCTCCGCCGGAACACGCTTTTTTGTTCTCACTTGCGTAACCACCAACCGCCCGTTTCCATTCTCAGGGAAACTTGACAACTACAAGTATGACTTAACGGAAGACGGCTACCCTCTGGAAAAGTTTCACTGCGCCGTTGATAACGCATATATAAGGTCCAAAGTTCTCAAAATTATTAAGGGCAATCCGGGCAATGTAAGAATAGACAGCGTAGTGGTTGAGAAATCCAAAACCCGTGAATACCTTCGGGAATCCAACCTGTTTTACCCGCGTATGCTTATGTATCTGCTGAGTAATGTTCTTAAAGGGGTTCAACCGGACAAGGCGGTTGTTGTTACTGACAGCCTGCCAATCTCAAGCAAACGCAAGGCGGCGGAGAGGGCTATAAAGACTCTTCTGATTCCTGTGTTGCCAAGCAAATACCAAATTCTGCACCACTCAAGCAACAGCCATTATGGATTGCAGGTCGCCGACTACTGCTGTTGGAGCATATTTAGAAAATGGGAAAGGCGGGAAGATGATTATTACTCGTCAATCAAGCCGCTTATAAGCAGTGAACTTGACATATTCCAAACCGGAAGCGAGGGGTATTATTAG
- a CDS encoding TIR domain-containing protein gives MFFSFDWDDVWRVNQVRNNWVTKGSYKIAGYEDVAEIEKVRKQTDEEIKKWINRQMRGSSVTCVLIGNKTEKSKWVEYEIKKSIKKGNGLLGILVHNLKDSSGETAGEGKNPLREHGLEVGFGKRVEKALLSGGAAWGLSRVLFPHFALPLTVLGVALGMVISDEDYQIYDWEKDNGYENVAEWIEKAAKQVGR, from the coding sequence GTGTTTTTCAGTTTTGATTGGGATGATGTCTGGCGCGTCAATCAGGTTCGCAACAATTGGGTGACAAAGGGAAGTTATAAAATTGCAGGCTATGAGGATGTGGCTGAAATTGAGAAGGTAAGGAAACAGACCGATGAGGAAATCAAGAAATGGATAAACAGGCAAATGCGCGGATCATCCGTTACCTGCGTTCTCATAGGCAACAAGACTGAAAAGAGCAAGTGGGTTGAATATGAAATCAAAAAGAGCATAAAGAAAGGGAACGGACTGCTGGGGATACTGGTTCATAACCTTAAAGACAGCAGTGGTGAGACTGCCGGAGAAGGAAAGAACCCCTTGCGGGAACATGGTCTTGAGGTCGGTTTCGGGAAGAGAGTGGAAAAAGCGTTGCTTTCAGGCGGAGCGGCATGGGGACTGTCAAGGGTTTTATTTCCTCATTTTGCCCTCCCGCTTACTGTTCTTGGGGTGGCATTGGGGATGGTTATCTCAGATGAAGACTATCAAATCTACGACTGGGAGAAAGATAACGGCTACGAAAACGTTGCCGAGTGGATAGAAAAAGCCGCCAAGCAAGTAGGGAGATAA
- a CDS encoding toll/interleukin-1 receptor domain-containing protein — translation MKLKVFVSHSSLDRKELAGIKSHLQPHDIDLFLAHQDIETSEISPERIKLELQRSHIFVLIANKNSKQSSFCNQEIGFALGLKRYGHNRFIVCFSHDNYAPKHWDLIGDIQGISHANWNDLKERLRQELELLKDNLPVYLSENQPKTDLAIMNLLGAWRESSQKDKLIVDSLLTDRDFDTWISGIRRSMRDSDTSPILSRYGVWQVRPKVRLSLWEAVGDHLSDEHLDSFQKCAVEVLSEPGPWFQVITQEMAEAGSYKRGPDYSSDLREGIAETLALFGNKPQFLKFCSRERVEYMAGYVIRRVLENADWMLWASLKEVLPLLAEAAPECFLDIVEKTLKKTPCPFDRLFLEEIDKGILDGPYMWGLLQALGVVAWREEYLSNVVVVLGGLASRNPDGRLANRPNNLLCQIFQPWFSQTTASFEKQKSAMKALQREYPEIACEILFSFLFTSNPPSAGSRQPWSYPIPDIDFLEIRNSKECRAQIQFYIEQCTEIAINNDDHLIKIADHLDGLNPDCFSKIVEHIESHELTHESKSIIWEKLNDFVFKHRKFSKQGWSLPKEYVERLEVVLDNIAPDDLHVIHSRLFNKRDSDLYEREGDYGQQSKEIENSRQSAIREIVDKDGVSSAIEFAQKVKLPFHVGRMLGSFVEDKEDFAILRECLQSESKNMKGFIHGFIEIKHRRNGWKWVDDLSIEEWTDTQRGLLLRSLPPCEETWERVDKWLQDEGEYWRNLQVFAYLPLLNEKQIQICVDKCLKFKRPISALNCLHWAVCHKYPLPCEQSIQALLEAVSIGEGNMRIDPYNTAQIITNLQSDPAVDVNELYKVEWAYLQPLKSESDYSPKNLEHKLAHNPEFFHKVICTTFKPPNATKEQSQLTKEQLWAELRSLSLLQIWKIPPGTQEGGTFSSGKFTDWLECVLKLCEQSDHIEVAQEAIGQVLMHSPKDPGGLWIHKSIAEELNKPDRKHMRRGLSMAFFNSRGTHWFDPSGKTERNLIDKYEIMADDIDKEGFQRLATTMRELAKEWEREYARHQEFLKDR, via the coding sequence TTGAAGTTAAAAGTCTTTGTAAGCCACAGTAGTCTTGATAGAAAAGAACTTGCGGGTATAAAATCGCACTTGCAACCCCATGATATTGACTTATTTTTGGCACATCAAGACATTGAGACATCTGAAATATCTCCTGAAAGAATTAAATTAGAACTCCAGAGAAGCCATATTTTTGTATTGATTGCCAACAAAAACTCAAAACAGAGTTCATTTTGCAATCAGGAAATAGGGTTTGCTTTAGGTCTGAAAAGATATGGGCATAACAGATTTATAGTTTGCTTTTCTCATGATAACTATGCTCCAAAGCATTGGGATTTGATTGGGGATATTCAGGGGATTTCTCACGCAAATTGGAACGACTTGAAGGAGAGATTGCGTCAAGAATTGGAACTCTTAAAGGATAATCTGCCTGTTTATTTGTCAGAAAACCAGCCGAAGACTGATTTGGCAATAATGAATTTATTAGGCGCTTGGAGAGAATCCTCTCAAAAAGACAAATTGATTGTTGATAGTTTGTTGACAGATAGGGATTTCGATACATGGATTTCAGGGATTCGCAGGTCTATGCGGGACTCAGATACCAGTCCTATACTGTCTCGTTATGGAGTGTGGCAGGTAAGGCCAAAAGTAAGATTATCGTTATGGGAAGCAGTAGGAGACCATTTATCGGATGAACACCTTGATAGTTTTCAGAAATGCGCGGTAGAAGTCCTTTCCGAACCTGGTCCATGGTTTCAAGTTATTACTCAAGAGATGGCTGAGGCAGGTTCTTACAAGAGAGGCCCGGATTATTCAAGTGATCTCAGAGAGGGGATTGCTGAAACTCTTGCTCTTTTTGGGAATAAACCTCAATTTCTCAAGTTTTGTTCAAGAGAAAGAGTGGAATATATGGCGGGCTATGTTATTAGAAGAGTTCTTGAAAATGCGGACTGGATGTTGTGGGCGAGTCTAAAGGAAGTTTTACCCCTCTTAGCCGAGGCTGCTCCCGAGTGTTTTCTTGATATAGTCGAGAAAACACTCAAGAAAACCCCATGTCCGTTTGACAGATTGTTTTTAGAAGAAATTGATAAGGGAATATTGGATGGACCTTATATGTGGGGTTTGTTGCAGGCTTTGGGAGTAGTGGCATGGAGAGAGGAGTATCTTTCAAATGTGGTGGTTGTATTGGGTGGTTTGGCATCTCGTAATCCCGATGGGAGATTGGCAAATAGACCAAATAATTTACTTTGTCAAATCTTTCAGCCTTGGTTTTCTCAAACAACAGCGTCCTTTGAAAAGCAAAAGTCTGCAATGAAAGCACTTCAGAGAGAATATCCTGAAATTGCTTGCGAAATCTTGTTTTCGTTTCTTTTCACCTCAAATCCGCCATCTGCTGGAAGCCGTCAACCGTGGAGTTATCCAATACCTGATATTGATTTTCTTGAAATTCGTAACAGCAAAGAATGTAGAGCGCAGATACAATTTTACATTGAACAATGCACTGAAATCGCCATAAACAATGACGATCACCTTATAAAAATTGCGGATCATCTTGACGGTCTTAACCCCGATTGTTTTAGCAAAATTGTAGAACATATTGAATCACACGAACTTACTCATGAAAGCAAATCTATTATATGGGAAAAACTGAATGATTTTGTCTTCAAACACAGAAAATTCTCTAAACAAGGTTGGTCTTTACCAAAGGAATATGTTGAACGGTTGGAAGTGGTGTTAGACAATATAGCACCGGATGATTTGCATGTCATTCATAGTAGACTTTTTAACAAGAGAGATTCTGACTTGTACGAAAGAGAAGGTGATTATGGGCAACAAAGCAAAGAGATTGAAAATAGTCGCCAATCTGCCATAAGAGAGATTGTTGACAAAGATGGAGTATCTTCTGCAATTGAGTTTGCTCAAAAGGTCAAACTGCCCTTCCATGTAGGAAGAATGCTTGGTTCTTTTGTGGAAGATAAAGAAGATTTCGCGATACTGAGGGAATGTTTGCAATCTGAATCTAAAAATATGAAAGGTTTTATTCATGGTTTTATAGAGATAAAACATAGGCGAAACGGATGGAAGTGGGTTGATGATTTATCTATTGAAGAGTGGACTGATACTCAAAGAGGTCTTTTGCTACGATCACTTCCTCCGTGCGAAGAAACTTGGGAAAGAGTAGACAAGTGGTTACAAGATGAAGGGGAATACTGGAGAAATCTGCAAGTATTTGCATATCTCCCCCTTTTGAACGAGAAACAAATCCAAATTTGCGTGGATAAGTGTTTGAAGTTCAAGAGGCCGATTTCAGCGTTGAATTGTTTGCATTGGGCTGTTTGTCATAAGTATCCATTGCCCTGTGAGCAATCAATACAAGCATTACTTGAGGCCGTATCAATTGGAGAAGGAAATATGAGAATTGATCCATATAATACTGCTCAAATTATCACAAATCTACAGAGCGATCCCGCTGTGGATGTAAATGAACTTTATAAAGTGGAATGGGCTTATCTGCAACCTTTGAAGTCTGAATCTGATTATTCTCCGAAAAATTTGGAGCACAAACTTGCTCATAATCCTGAATTTTTTCATAAAGTTATATGCACTACCTTCAAACCCCCCAATGCAACAAAAGAACAATCTCAACTGACAAAAGAGCAACTATGGGCTGAACTAAGGAGTCTTAGTCTTTTGCAAATATGGAAAATCCCTCCGGGAACTCAAGAAGGTGGAACATTTTCCTCTGGCAAATTTACTGATTGGCTTGAATGTGTTCTGAAATTGTGTGAACAATCAGATCATATTGAGGTTGCTCAAGAAGCCATAGGGCAAGTCCTTATGCACTCACCCAAAGACCCTGGTGGTTTGTGGATACATAAATCTATAGCAGAAGAATTAAACAAGCCAGATAGGAAACACATGAGGAGGGGGTTGTCTATGGCTTTTTTCAATTCACGTGGAACTCATTGGTTTGACCCGTCTGGAAAAACCGAAAGAAATCTTATTGACAAGTATGAAATAATGGCCGATGATATTGACAAAGAAGGGTTTCAACGTTTGGCTACTACTATGAGAGAGTTAGCAAAAGAGTGGGAAAGGGAATACGCAAGGCATCAAGAGTTTCTAAAGGACAGATAG